The following are encoded together in the Candidatus Omnitrophota bacterium genome:
- a CDS encoding sugar transferase → MRSKSKNPPILFIYILIDVYIASLCIFAACLFRQETLTFPVEFQRLFSSQSNPFQILFLSWIFFVVIFNNLFGLYQTRRELMEGIELWMITKSVFLSSLGVVSLQYILKIQEFPRSIFLISIALIILSFFLWRVIKRLFVEYLVAQGYNNFNAIIVGAGKVGVALAQEITSRPGLGIKIVGFLDDFKKDDPADKHMRIIGKISDFSDIAKKRFIDKVFITVHHDSSVFLKLLEDARDLGVAVRVIPQGFELTSGDFSRYNIGFIPVLEYENEFNARKQTGKRLFDFAVGLITLIILLPVFLLIGIMIKLDSPGPIFYSSRRYGKKGEMFYMYKFRSMVKEADLIMNQIKCKNEVDGPIFKMKKDPRITKVGSFLRKYSLDELPQLLNVLKGEMSLVGPRPLPIDQVEKEDFKQLKRLEVRPGMTGLWQIRGRSDIAFSRLVKWDIWYINNWSFWLDINILLQTIPAILKGQGAY, encoded by the coding sequence ATGAGATCCAAATCTAAAAATCCACCCATCCTTTTTATTTACATATTGATAGATGTTTATATTGCCAGCCTGTGTATTTTTGCCGCGTGCTTATTTCGGCAGGAAACATTGACTTTCCCTGTAGAGTTTCAGCGTTTGTTTTCTTCTCAATCCAATCCTTTTCAGATCCTTTTTTTGTCGTGGATCTTCTTTGTTGTTATTTTTAACAACCTATTCGGCTTGTATCAAACAAGAAGAGAATTGATGGAAGGCATTGAGCTTTGGATGATCACCAAGTCGGTCTTTTTGTCTTCGTTGGGAGTCGTTAGCCTCCAGTATATTCTTAAAATTCAAGAATTTCCGAGAAGCATTTTCTTGATCAGCATCGCGCTTATTATTTTATCTTTCTTTTTGTGGCGTGTGATCAAAAGGCTTTTCGTCGAATATTTGGTGGCGCAAGGATATAACAATTTTAATGCAATCATTGTTGGCGCCGGAAAAGTCGGTGTTGCCTTAGCTCAGGAAATTACCAGCAGGCCGGGGCTGGGAATAAAGATCGTCGGTTTTCTGGATGATTTTAAGAAAGATGATCCCGCCGACAAGCACATGCGGATCATTGGCAAGATCTCTGATTTTTCCGATATCGCCAAGAAGAGATTCATTGATAAAGTTTTTATTACTGTTCATCACGACAGCAGTGTTTTCTTGAAGTTATTAGAGGACGCAAGAGATTTGGGAGTCGCGGTACGCGTTATTCCTCAAGGGTTTGAGCTGACCTCCGGAGATTTTTCTCGGTATAACATTGGATTTATCCCGGTTCTAGAATATGAAAATGAGTTTAATGCTCGCAAGCAAACAGGGAAGAGATTATTTGATTTTGCGGTTGGATTAATCACATTGATCATTCTGCTTCCGGTTTTCCTTTTAATCGGCATTATGATCAAATTAGACAGCCCCGGCCCTATTTTTTACTCTTCAAGGCGATACGGGAAAAAAGGGGAAATGTTCTATATGTATAAGTTCAGAAGCATGGTTAAGGAAGCGGATTTAATCATGAATCAAATAAAGTGCAAAAACGAAGTGGATGGACCGATCTTTAAGATGAAAAAAGATCCAAGGATCACAAAGGTAGGCAGTTTCTTGAGAAAATATAGCCTGGATGAATTACCTCAATTACTTAATGTGCTCAAAGGCGAGATGAGTTTAGTGGGGCCCAGGCCTCTTCCTATCGACCAGGTTGAAAAAGAGGATTTTAAACAGCTTAAACGCCTTGAAGTCCGCCCCGGGATGACAGGTCTTTGGCAAATTCGAGGAAGAAGCGACATTGCTTTCTCTCGGCTGGTTAAATGGGA
- a CDS encoding Gfo/Idh/MocA family oxidoreductase, whose amino-acid sequence MKDVKIVDEEMPEWLFHKIINDLVAIDYSGRISLFEMNEPLTDHRVFEWAKYVKQKLPKAWQLIASNGDLLTEDKAIALLENGVDFLNISSYSDNSYLRMKSLIRSLPKKFSDRMINTRSKPETMSDNRGGNLPHIQAVFIPLKEPCSRVNHVLYIKPSGNVVSCFGDYFNVNSMGNTKEESLTAIWFGKKFETLRKNLNRGNRNISSLCQSCNVGAGTNFVTRAKQNRWLQESKIKTGIIVGASQSAHLFFPSFRKYCKINSVISKNHLHDPFFRSRKVPMTENLKEALSDPTVDFVFVANESGNHYEAAKQALLANKHVLIEKPTTTQVSQVDELIELARSRNLVCAGISQWRFLNLASLTKQWIKEGRFGSLLFINAKLLWQRDKDYYIRQRGTWSSDGGGVLIKQAIHCLDLMFDLGGVPVSWSGYCSNQSMGLETEDTSLVSLRFQQGFGSLIATTCHFEEEKPQIEIIGTKGRMAFNICDQITRWELPFSKPVFVPRSNIFDRQIKNFLESIDEPSKLVVTAPQGREILAVIEDIYKKSFLRADTQNEILK is encoded by the coding sequence ATGAAGGATGTCAAAATCGTTGATGAGGAAATGCCGGAATGGCTATTTCATAAGATCATCAATGACCTTGTGGCCATTGATTATTCAGGAAGAATAAGCCTTTTTGAAATGAACGAGCCCTTAACGGATCACCGTGTCTTTGAGTGGGCAAAATATGTCAAGCAGAAACTGCCTAAAGCATGGCAGTTGATCGCCTCCAACGGCGATCTTCTCACGGAAGATAAAGCTATTGCCCTTCTTGAGAATGGTGTTGATTTTCTTAATATTAGCTCATATTCCGATAACAGCTACTTGAGAATGAAGTCGTTAATTCGTTCTCTCCCGAAGAAATTCTCAGATCGCATGATCAATACCAGGTCTAAACCAGAAACTATGTCTGATAATCGGGGAGGAAATTTGCCCCACATTCAAGCCGTTTTTATCCCTCTTAAAGAACCGTGTAGCCGCGTTAATCATGTCCTCTATATTAAGCCAAGTGGAAATGTCGTTTCTTGTTTTGGCGATTATTTCAATGTCAATTCCATGGGCAACACAAAAGAAGAAAGCCTAACCGCAATTTGGTTCGGGAAGAAATTTGAAACACTACGGAAAAATCTAAACCGCGGTAATAGAAATATCTCTTCGTTATGCCAAAGCTGCAATGTCGGCGCCGGAACTAATTTCGTTACACGCGCAAAACAAAACCGATGGCTGCAGGAAAGCAAAATTAAAACCGGAATTATCGTCGGAGCAAGCCAATCCGCTCATCTTTTCTTTCCGTCTTTTAGAAAGTATTGTAAAATTAATTCTGTCATATCAAAAAATCATCTACACGACCCATTTTTCCGCAGCCGAAAAGTTCCCATGACAGAAAATCTCAAAGAGGCCTTATCGGATCCAACCGTTGATTTCGTGTTTGTTGCCAATGAAAGCGGTAATCATTACGAGGCCGCAAAACAAGCCCTGCTCGCTAACAAACATGTGTTGATCGAAAAGCCTACGACTACCCAGGTAAGCCAGGTTGACGAATTAATTGAATTGGCGCGTTCGCGTAATTTAGTTTGCGCCGGAATATCACAATGGCGTTTCCTTAATTTGGCAAGCCTGACTAAGCAATGGATCAAAGAAGGACGGTTTGGCAGTCTTCTTTTTATAAACGCTAAATTACTTTGGCAGCGAGATAAAGATTATTACATTAGGCAACGCGGTACCTGGAGCTCGGATGGAGGCGGAGTTTTGATCAAACAAGCTATTCATTGTTTGGATCTGATGTTTGATCTTGGCGGAGTTCCGGTTTCGTGGAGCGGATATTGTTCAAACCAATCCATGGGGCTAGAGACTGAGGACACCTCTTTGGTGTCTTTACGATTTCAACAAGGCTTTGGGTCTTTGATCGCGACAACGTGCCACTTTGAGGAAGAAAAACCGCAGATCGAGATCATCGGAACGAAAGGAAGGATGGCTTTTAATATTTGCGACCAAATTACCCGTTGGGAATTGCCGTTTTCAAAACCAGTTTTTGTCCCGAGAAGCAATATCTTTGACCGGCAAATAAAAAACTTTTTGGAATCGATCGATGAGCCTTCAAAACTTGTCGTAACAGCCCCTCAAGGAAGAGAAATTCTTGCCGTTATTGAAGATATTTACAAAAAATCATTTCTTAGGGCTGACACCCAAAACGAGATCCTTAAGTAA
- a CDS encoding WecB/TagA/CpsF family glycosyltransferase: MAQEYVDILGVKISSVDIPAACAHIFRWIEQKNKTYVCIAPVSTVVRCQEDEQYRSIINGAAMVTPDGMPLVWLGRLKGHKTIKRTYGPDLMLETCRLSQERNCAHYFYGGSQETCDLLEKNLRQKFPKINIAGKYSPPFRNLSFEEDKAIVEEINRCSPDILWVGLGSPKQDIWMSEHRLRLNVPVMVGVGAAFDFIAGTKSQAPIWMQNSGLEWIFRLCCEPGRLWRRYLIGNSKFIFYLLKDLVLGVSPKK, encoded by the coding sequence ATGGCTCAGGAATACGTTGATATTTTAGGCGTTAAGATAAGCTCTGTGGATATTCCGGCAGCGTGCGCTCATATCTTTCGCTGGATCGAGCAAAAAAATAAAACCTACGTATGTATTGCTCCGGTTTCTACCGTTGTGCGCTGTCAGGAAGACGAGCAATATCGTTCTATCATTAATGGCGCTGCTATGGTAACGCCGGATGGAATGCCGCTTGTTTGGCTGGGACGTTTAAAAGGGCATAAAACGATAAAACGAACGTATGGGCCGGATCTTATGCTGGAAACCTGTCGTTTAAGCCAAGAGCGAAACTGCGCTCATTATTTTTATGGCGGATCCCAGGAAACTTGTGATCTTTTAGAGAAGAATTTGCGTCAGAAATTTCCGAAAATAAATATTGCCGGGAAGTATTCGCCTCCGTTCCGGAATTTATCTTTTGAAGAAGACAAGGCGATTGTTGAAGAAATTAATCGTTGTAGTCCTGATATTCTGTGGGTCGGATTAGGATCTCCCAAGCAAGATATTTGGATGTCCGAGCATCGTTTAAGATTGAATGTTCCAGTGATGGTTGGCGTGGGGGCCGCTTTTGATTTTATCGCCGGAACAAAATCTCAAGCGCCGATTTGGATGCAAAATTCAGGGCTGGAATGGATATTTAGATTGTGCTGCGAGCCGGGAAGATTATGGCGGCGGTACTTGATAGGAAATTCAAAATTTATTTTTTATTTACTTAAGGATCTCGTTTTGGGTGTCAGCCCTAAGAAATGA
- a CDS encoding DegT/DnrJ/EryC1/StrS family aminotransferase: MAKVIKKKQLGVGELKVSAQAIKLVNQVLQSSRLSYGPFHRSLERMFARAHDVKYSIFTNSGTSALQIALHALKSTFGWKDGDEVIVPAITFVATANIVIACRMKPVFVDVDPQTFNIDPKLIQKAITPKTRCIIPVHLLGLPADMAPIMKIAKQYRLKVIEDSCETMFAHYKGKKVGSIGDIGCFSTYTAHFLVTGVGGFATTNDRQLSITMRSLMNHGRDPIYLTIDDDKVSSPDRLRKVIAKRFRFVDIGYSYRCTELEAALGVAQMKERNKIIRGRRKNALYLTRRLKKLESKLQLPSTFLDRDNMFMLYGLVVKDEPKTELINFLEQRGIETRELFPLVNQPVYERLFGPGLEDRFPVAKFLNRHAFYIGCHEYFTQKDLDYIIQAFFDYSQDKRPVKRGS, encoded by the coding sequence ATGGCTAAAGTTATTAAAAAGAAGCAATTAGGCGTGGGAGAACTGAAGGTTAGCGCTCAAGCGATCAAGCTGGTTAATCAAGTTTTACAAAGCAGCCGGCTTTCTTATGGGCCGTTTCATCGCAGCCTTGAAAGAATGTTCGCCCGGGCGCATGATGTAAAATATAGCATTTTCACAAACAGCGGAACGAGTGCCTTGCAAATCGCGCTTCACGCGCTCAAAAGTACGTTTGGCTGGAAAGACGGTGATGAGGTCATTGTTCCGGCAATTACTTTTGTCGCGACGGCGAACATCGTTATCGCCTGCCGCATGAAGCCTGTTTTCGTGGATGTTGATCCTCAAACTTTTAATATTGATCCAAAACTTATTCAAAAAGCGATCACGCCGAAAACGCGATGTATTATTCCTGTCCACTTGCTGGGGCTTCCGGCGGACATGGCTCCCATTATGAAAATTGCCAAGCAATACAGATTGAAAGTCATCGAAGATTCTTGCGAAACAATGTTCGCGCATTATAAAGGGAAGAAGGTCGGCTCTATCGGCGATATCGGATGTTTCTCGACGTATACGGCGCATTTTCTGGTTACGGGCGTGGGAGGATTTGCCACGACCAACGATCGCCAGCTTTCTATTACGATGCGTTCTCTCATGAATCATGGCAGAGATCCGATTTACTTGACTATTGATGATGACAAAGTTTCCAGCCCTGACCGCTTAAGAAAAGTGATCGCGAAAAGGTTTCGATTTGTGGACATTGGTTATTCTTATCGATGTACGGAATTAGAGGCGGCTTTAGGTGTTGCGCAAATGAAAGAAAGAAATAAGATCATCCGCGGGCGAAGAAAAAATGCTTTGTATTTAACTCGTCGGTTAAAAAAGCTTGAAAGCAAGTTACAGCTGCCGTCTACTTTTTTAGACCGGGATAATATGTTCATGCTGTACGGCTTGGTGGTCAAAGACGAACCCAAAACAGAGCTGATCAATTTTCTTGAACAGCGTGGAATAGAAACACGTGAATTATTTCCGCTTGTCAATCAACCGGTCTATGAACGATTGTTTGGCCCCGGGCTAGAAGACAGGTTTCCGGTGGCAAAATTCTTAAATCGCCATGCGTTTTATATTGGCTGTCATGAATATTTTACTCAAAAAGACTTAGATTATATCATTCAGGCTTTTTTCGATTACTCCCAGGATAAAAGGCCTGTTAAGCGAGGCAGCTAA
- a CDS encoding GDP-mannose 4,6-dehydratase: MKKRILIFGVDGFSGSHLWNYLKTVEKNEIVGTYNKKLDAFKKNTLKGCLLFQCDINDYSRIKEVLSKVSADEIYFLCSVVTVARSFEMAPSIYETNVLGVSKFLEAVIKTSPRSKILLTGSAEEYGKVSPKDLPIRESQSLAPVSPYGISKMIQEKLVERYRKNYQLRINTTRTFHFSGPWQSNAFVVSDFASQIAQIELGLRKPIIYVGNLKAKRDFSDIRDVVGAYYCIMKKANMGEAFNVCSGRSVAIEDILKRLLSKTNAKISVLKDPQKMRKLDIPDFCGDNRKLKRRTGWKPEISLDQTLDDVLNWWQQYFKKKQKGNHG; encoded by the coding sequence ATGAAAAAACGGATATTAATTTTTGGTGTTGACGGGTTTTCCGGATCGCATCTTTGGAATTATCTTAAAACTGTTGAGAAAAATGAAATTGTAGGCACTTATAATAAAAAGCTTGATGCTTTTAAGAAAAATACCTTGAAGGGATGTTTACTTTTTCAGTGTGATATCAATGATTATTCTCGGATCAAAGAAGTTCTCTCTAAGGTCTCTGCGGACGAGATATACTTTCTTTGTTCTGTTGTTACTGTCGCGCGTTCTTTTGAGATGGCGCCTTCGATTTATGAAACCAATGTTTTGGGAGTGTCCAAATTCCTTGAAGCCGTTATTAAGACCTCTCCTCGGTCAAAAATTCTTTTAACCGGATCAGCGGAAGAATATGGGAAGGTGAGCCCAAAAGATTTGCCTATCCGCGAAAGCCAAAGCCTTGCCCCGGTTAGCCCGTATGGAATTAGCAAAATGATACAAGAAAAACTTGTGGAACGTTATCGAAAAAATTATCAGCTACGGATCAATACGACGCGTACGTTCCATTTTTCCGGCCCTTGGCAATCGAACGCATTTGTTGTTTCTGATTTTGCCAGCCAGATCGCTCAAATTGAGCTTGGACTGAGAAAACCAATAATTTACGTCGGGAATCTCAAGGCAAAACGTGATTTTAGTGACATCAGAGATGTTGTCGGGGCTTATTATTGCATTATGAAAAAGGCTAATATGGGAGAAGCTTTCAACGTTTGTAGCGGCCGATCAGTTGCCATCGAGGATATTTTAAAACGACTTCTTTCTAAGACAAATGCTAAAATATCTGTTTTGAAGGATCCTCAAAAAATGCGCAAACTTGATATCCCTGATTTTTGCGGGGATAACCGAAAATTAAAAAGGCGCACGGGCTGGAAACCGGAAATTAGCTTAGACCAAACGCTGGATGATGTGCTAAATTGGTGGCAACAATATTTCAAGAAAAAACAAAAGGGGAATCATGGCTAA
- a CDS encoding glycosyltransferase family 4 protein → MKIGILIWQLDIKGGTQRQALELARNLLRDGHKVIIYTYIFDKERSYPGLCEGLDIRCVKLHKNADKADCPATDLEYLYKYFIFFTGKKHRQLLDIVDTDLDVLNPHDYGVYVTAGLWQRKYDKPVVWMMNDLPLFKWNLKSIPKTIGYYIRPEYRRFIQRFEEIVVLDSINQKGVKKNFNRESKIVRSGLNAEWFKFSKRTHKDVVTILMTSVLYPHRKVEDGVRALKILLDRGHNIFIEHIGDLKQNLKYTRKIFKLIDQLNLQERFKFNGSVSAPELLKFYENSDAYLFPNSPQTWGLSVFEAMACGIPVVLTYGCGASEVLKDQENAMIVRPDSPGELARAVEELILHKELSEKIAENARKFVEDNISWRFYSEEMLDIFEKYVK, encoded by the coding sequence ATGAAAATCGGTATTTTAATCTGGCAGCTGGATATTAAAGGCGGTACGCAACGTCAAGCTTTGGAATTAGCGCGTAATTTATTGCGTGACGGCCATAAGGTTATTATCTACACTTATATTTTCGATAAGGAAAGAAGTTACCCCGGGTTATGTGAAGGGCTGGACATTCGTTGTGTCAAGCTGCACAAAAATGCCGACAAGGCTGATTGTCCGGCAACGGACCTGGAATATCTGTACAAATATTTCATATTTTTTACCGGCAAAAAACACAGGCAATTGTTGGATATTGTTGATACCGATCTGGACGTTCTTAACCCGCATGATTATGGTGTTTATGTGACAGCGGGCTTATGGCAGAGAAAATACGACAAGCCTGTTGTTTGGATGATGAACGATCTTCCTCTTTTTAAATGGAATTTGAAAAGCATCCCCAAAACGATCGGGTATTATATAAGGCCGGAATATCGCCGTTTTATTCAGCGGTTTGAAGAGATTGTCGTATTGGACAGTATTAACCAGAAAGGTGTAAAAAAGAATTTCAATCGAGAGTCAAAAATTGTTCGTAGCGGGCTTAACGCGGAGTGGTTTAAATTTTCGAAAAGAACGCATAAAGATGTTGTTACGATATTGATGACAAGCGTCCTATATCCTCATCGGAAAGTGGAAGACGGTGTTCGAGCCTTAAAGATCCTCCTTGACCGCGGGCATAATATTTTTATTGAGCATATCGGGGATTTGAAACAAAACTTAAAATATACAAGAAAAATATTCAAGCTGATCGACCAATTAAATCTTCAGGAAAGATTTAAGTTCAATGGTTCCGTGTCTGCCCCAGAGCTTTTAAAATTCTATGAGAATTCCGACGCGTATTTATTTCCTAACAGCCCTCAAACCTGGGGCTTATCGGTGTTTGAGGCAATGGCGTGTGGGATCCCTGTTGTCCTTACTTATGGCTGTGGTGCTAGCGAAGTGCTCAAAGATCAAGAAAATGCAATGATTGTTCGGCCGGATTCTCCCGGTGAGCTTGCACGTGCCGTTGAAGAACTTATTCTTCATAAAGAATTAAGCGAGAAAATAGCCGAGAATGCAAGAAAGTTTGTTGAGGACAATATAAGTTGGCGATTTTACTCAGAAGAAATGCTCGACATTTTCGAAAAGTACGTAAAATGA
- a CDS encoding glycosyltransferase family 2 protein, producing the protein MNISPIAFFAYNRPEHTQKSLESLAENKEFKESDLYVFIDGPKGKDDRENIERVKSIIYSRPWCKNLFVQENTEHKGCARQVIEGVSHLFQKSEQVIILEDDIVVSPHFLSYMNAALEKYASEQKVMSVTGYLYPIKKINTDSGFMRLFSSWGWGTWKRAWKLFQSDAGQLLERLSNQKMRHEFNCQGSFNYYRMLSRQTRGEIDSWAIRFYASIFLEGGLTLYPAQALVKNIGFDNSGTNTYKNKRYNTTLRDLPVENFPEMIEESEEMFLALVDYFRKNHNIFCKVYDRILYFMNKK; encoded by the coding sequence ATGAATATCTCCCCAATAGCTTTTTTTGCTTACAATCGGCCTGAACATACACAAAAATCCCTGGAATCTTTAGCAGAAAATAAAGAGTTTAAGGAAAGCGATCTTTATGTTTTTATCGATGGCCCGAAGGGAAAAGATGATCGTGAGAATATTGAACGCGTAAAATCGATTATCTATAGCCGGCCGTGGTGTAAAAATTTATTTGTTCAGGAAAATACTGAACATAAAGGATGTGCCAGGCAAGTCATCGAGGGGGTAAGCCACCTTTTTCAAAAATCCGAACAAGTTATTATTTTAGAAGATGATATCGTTGTTTCGCCTCATTTCTTAAGCTATATGAATGCAGCATTAGAAAAATACGCTTCCGAGCAAAAAGTTATGAGTGTTACGGGATATTTGTATCCGATCAAGAAAATTAATACCGATTCAGGGTTTATGCGGCTTTTTAGCAGCTGGGGGTGGGGCACCTGGAAGCGGGCGTGGAAATTATTTCAGTCAGATGCAGGTCAATTACTTGAAAGATTATCCAATCAAAAAATGCGGCATGAATTCAATTGTCAGGGATCCTTTAACTATTATCGGATGCTTTCGCGGCAAACACGCGGCGAAATTGATTCGTGGGCTATCCGGTTTTATGCCAGTATTTTCTTGGAAGGCGGGTTAACGCTTTATCCTGCGCAGGCATTGGTGAAAAATATTGGATTCGATAATAGCGGCACTAATACTTACAAAAATAAAAGATACAATACTACGTTGCGGGATCTTCCTGTCGAGAATTTTCCGGAAATGATCGAAGAATCGGAAGAAATGTTTCTGGCTCTCGTTGATTATTTTCGGAAAAACCACAATATTTTCTGTAAAGTTTACGATCGGATTTTATATTTTATGAATAAGAAGTAA
- a CDS encoding flippase: MLMKSSGFRKYLHNTGYLFFEKICRGLITFLIWAQVIRYLGPEQFGVFSYALSFVFLFNILSDLGLESIVVRDLIRHGKEKTQILGAAFFLKLIGSFAAVILIFIVVHTGFIEPDFKGVIIAMSLRLFFQSLDVIDYYFQSRVLSKFTVYAQLISLSVTSFLCLSFVYLGKPLVYFIYVVIIEMFINAIGLLVFYALNGQKIFVWRFRWDVAKRLLKEGWPLIISGLAISIFMRIDQIMIKQMLSVTSVGYYSAAVRISEAFYFVPIALTSSLFPAIVNAKLMNKELYQNRLKALFSLLFWLALGISTLVTIIAWPVINIFYGPAYLPAAQVLAIHIWALVFVFWSVARTKWAINESLQVYTMTYTIIASATNIVLNIILIPRFDINGAAIAAVISQLVVGVLSNLLFKKTREVFFLQIRSLNFMGLLRKTPHLIMGIGTNPPDRKT; encoded by the coding sequence ATGTTAATGAAAAGCAGCGGGTTCAGAAAATATCTTCACAATACGGGCTATTTATTCTTTGAGAAGATCTGTCGCGGCCTGATCACATTCTTGATCTGGGCTCAAGTTATCCGATATTTAGGCCCGGAACAATTCGGTGTTTTTAGTTATGCCTTAAGCTTTGTCTTTCTTTTTAACATCCTATCTGATCTTGGGCTGGAATCAATTGTGGTTAGAGATCTGATCAGGCATGGCAAAGAAAAGACCCAGATCTTAGGAGCCGCATTCTTTCTAAAACTCATTGGTAGTTTTGCGGCTGTTATCCTTATTTTTATCGTTGTGCATACAGGATTTATCGAGCCGGATTTTAAAGGCGTGATCATTGCAATGTCGCTACGTCTTTTCTTCCAGTCTTTAGATGTTATTGATTACTACTTTCAATCTCGGGTTCTTTCCAAATTTACAGTTTACGCGCAACTTATTTCCCTATCGGTAACGTCATTTCTTTGTCTTTCATTCGTTTATTTAGGAAAGCCGCTTGTTTATTTCATCTATGTTGTCATTATTGAGATGTTCATCAACGCTATTGGATTACTCGTCTTTTATGCCTTAAATGGCCAGAAAATATTCGTTTGGCGATTTCGCTGGGATGTTGCCAAAAGATTGCTTAAGGAAGGGTGGCCACTGATCATTTCAGGATTGGCGATCTCAATTTTTATGCGCATTGACCAGATCATGATCAAGCAAATGCTTAGCGTTACTTCCGTTGGATATTATTCTGCGGCAGTTAGGATCAGCGAGGCCTTCTATTTTGTCCCGATCGCTTTAACGAGTTCTTTATTTCCCGCTATCGTAAACGCTAAGTTAATGAATAAAGAGTTATATCAAAATAGGCTAAAAGCGCTATTTTCGCTGCTTTTCTGGCTGGCTTTGGGGATTTCAACTTTAGTGACGATCATTGCGTGGCCAGTCATCAATATATTTTATGGCCCGGCATATCTGCCTGCGGCTCAAGTTTTGGCCATCCATATCTGGGCGCTGGTATTTGTTTTTTGGAGTGTAGCTAGGACCAAATGGGCTATTAATGAAAGTTTGCAAGTCTATACAATGACATATACGATCATTGCTTCCGCCACTAATATTGTGCTTAACATCATTCTTATTCCCAGATTTGATATAAATGGCGCGGCTATTGCCGCTGTTATTTCTCAACTTGTCGTCGGAGTCCTGTCAAATCTTTTGTTCAAGAAAACAAGAGAAGTCTTCTTTTTGCAGATACGTTCGCTTAATTTTATGGGGCTATTAAGGAAAACACCTCATTTGATCATGGGTATTGGCACAAATCCCCCAGATCGCAAAACCTGA
- a CDS encoding radical SAM/SPASM domain-containing protein — MLNYFRAAMLNFLLGIAGNTKENIVFFLLRPFGKAVAKSLYMDTTSICNANCIFCSYQYDRRPKAVMDDELFRKAAKDYRDLNGKRIGLTPLLGELFVDPKALEKIRYLHQLGFDSIHAYSNASLFHKFGFTEILCSGLTRLHISLAPLTEEAYKKIFRTNAYKQVLSNTHEILKEFQKLQQDRNSALTIQKILLEFRADRPLGECEVLNDYIQYIKPHIGRNVEVINMVHFDAWTGAIKQEDLLPGMKIKSSDFVKLLPCSRTSVLQLQPNGDVRLCGCRIDTKGERDELYLGNVKEKSLSQLYNSQVVVDIKKSFMTGNQPEVCKKCSWYSA; from the coding sequence TTGCTTAACTATTTTCGTGCTGCCATGCTGAATTTCTTACTTGGTATTGCCGGCAATACAAAAGAGAATATTGTGTTTTTCTTGCTTCGTCCTTTTGGCAAGGCTGTGGCGAAATCTCTCTACATGGATACCACTAGTATTTGCAATGCTAACTGTATTTTCTGCTCTTATCAGTATGACCGGCGGCCTAAAGCGGTCATGGATGATGAGCTGTTCCGTAAAGCTGCGAAGGATTACAGGGATTTAAACGGGAAGAGAATTGGCCTGACGCCACTTTTAGGGGAGCTATTTGTTGACCCTAAGGCGCTGGAAAAGATCCGCTATCTTCATCAGCTTGGATTTGATTCAATTCACGCGTATTCTAATGCAAGCCTTTTTCATAAATTTGGTTTTACTGAAATTCTTTGCAGTGGTTTGACTCGCTTGCATATTTCCTTAGCGCCTCTTACAGAAGAGGCGTACAAAAAGATCTTTCGAACCAATGCCTATAAGCAAGTACTATCCAATACTCATGAAATATTAAAAGAGTTCCAAAAGTTGCAGCAGGATAGAAACTCGGCGTTGACGATCCAAAAGATACTTCTTGAATTCAGGGCAGATAGGCCGCTTGGTGAATGCGAAGTGCTGAATGATTATATTCAGTACATCAAACCGCATATCGGCAGAAACGTTGAAGTGATCAATATGGTCCATTTTGATGCTTGGACAGGGGCCATAAAGCAGGAAGATCTACTTCCGGGAATGAAAATAAAAAGCTCGGATTTTGTAAAGCTCCTTCCTTGCTCGCGTACGTCTGTTTTGCAGTTGCAACCAAATGGTGATGTTCGATTATGTGGTTGCCGTATCGATACGAAAGGTGAACGTGATGAGCTTTATCTTGGGAATGTTAAGGAGAAAAGCCTCTCGCAATTGTATAATTCTCAGGTCGTTGTGGATATCAAGAAAAGCTTTATGACCGGTAACCAGCCAGAAGTTTGTAAAAAGTGTTCCTGGTACTCGGCATAA